Genomic DNA from Cydia strobilella chromosome 19, ilCydStro3.1, whole genome shotgun sequence:
TCGTTGATGCTACACTCGACACGTTTACTATATTCCCCTTAGTCGCTTGTAAAAACGGTGCCGCGAGACTGGTCAGCTGAACGATGGAGCGCAGATTTGTATTCATGACTTCATCGAATACTTTCAAAACATTAGGATCAGCGACAGAAGCTTTCCTTACCATTCCAGCGTTGTTCACTAGAACATCAAGTTTTCCGAAATGATCTACTGTTTTCTTGATAATTGTGCTGGTTTCTTTTTCATTGGCAACGTCTGCTCTGATGACGAGAGGTTGTGCTCCTGCTTGCGCGCACTTCTGCGCAACGTTGCTgagtttattttcatttctacCAACAATCGCGACGCTGGCACCTTCTTTAGAAAACAAGATGGCGGTGGCTGCTCCTATACCGGAGCTCGCACCCGTGACGAGAACAACTTTACCGGAGAAACTCATGTCTCGTATGAATATCAAAAGACGACTGGTAACTTAAACATCGTTTGCGTGTAATCTCATTATGATAAACGTGTTGTTCAGGCAATCAAACTGATAAGTATAAGCCAATGAAGTACTGTTTTTCGACTTTATCTCGATGCAGTAAGGTTCATACTAAGAATATTATTACTAGGTTGTTTTATACAGTAGTATCAGAAAGctgatatgtgtatacatataACTGCACCTGTTTTTTTACGGATAAtgttcattttgttatttttaaatatttgtcaagtctgtttttaaaaCTGTTTACTGATGGAGCACAGCACAGCACATATTTCTGATTCTGGTAATTTATTCCACTAGCGTacgaatattttgttttatattggcTGATAAGGCCTTAAGGTCACTGAGCAGTTTTGGTTCTGAAGTAGGTAATAAGAGATAAGAGTTTGAGTGTAAGTACAATATCCTAATATCAACATACCTAATCGATTAATTTACACAATTATTGAGAATGATTAATAGCGTGAGCTTATTGTCAAGGACATTCAACAAGATCataaccttaacaaattgttacaTCAGAATCggcataaatatgtatttaaaaaaaatggattttTGACAGCAAACATATTTTACCCGTTGCTGATGTTTTTTATACTTaatgattttgaactttgtcTTTTGCGCTGTTGAGAAGACTTACGGTGTAGGATTTTTGTCAAACACAATCgcaattacaatacaaatatgaaAAAGTATACATAAAccaatttacttactttatatgTACCCTATTTACGATCTTTGTATCCATTGACTCCATTGTCACTATAATCTCCTGagattattttttacatattccTCAATCTATTCTGaccttttattatattttcagtTTGGAACtcttaattttgtaataaagagtcccaaactgaaaacaaaaatactgcttctgggtctcaggaggatAGGTAAATTGgaaaattacatgttaaaaattaattattgtaactttttttatactacatcgttggcaaacaagcatacggcccgcctgatgttaagcagtctccgtagcctatgtacgcctgcaactctagaggagttacacgcgcgttgccgaccctaacaccgcatCCCTAGTACCTAAAGATAAGGAACTCTACCCTTTATTCTTATAAGGCGTGGAAGTAGTAAAacaacttatttaaatattttttttatttatagatacATAAGTAGGCAGGACcaaagctgccggtggtcagggctgcaaag
This window encodes:
- the LOC134749859 gene encoding 3-oxoacyl-[acyl-carrier-protein] reductase FabG-like; amino-acid sequence: MSFSGKVVLVTGASSGIGAATAILFSKEGASVAIVGRNENKLSNVAQKCAQAGAQPLVIRADVANEKETSTIIKKTVDHFGKLDVLVNNAGMVRKASVADPNVLKVFDEVMNTNLRSIVQLTSLAAPFLQATKGNIVNVSSVASTKIIGENFMSYCVSKAGVDHFTRCAALDLAASGVRVNSVNPGPVRTDLTENAGLASPGAGNVTWEYAKRVTALNRVGEPEEIADVIAFLASDKARSITGSVYVSDNGQLLK